The Quercus robur chromosome 3, dhQueRobu3.1, whole genome shotgun sequence DNA segment ATCTCTAGCTTCTCAAGTTGCATAAGAGCCGTCGCCACAGATGTTGGAAAAACACTTTTTAGACTGGAACAACCCTCAATTTTTATGGTACGTAATTTCCCAAAGGTGATTATTCCTTGAGGATCCATACTCCACACGTGCTTCACTTTTTCCAGATTTCTTAATGTTAAGGATATAAGTTCAGCGGCTACTATATCACGTGATTCTTCAACATTATTTGTCCCTTGGATATCAAATACCTCTTCTATGGAGCCACATCTTTTTATATTCAATTCTTTTAGATTTCGGAGCATTCTCAACATATTGGGcggaacaatttttttaagatttgcGCAACCTGAAACGTTTAGTGTTTCTAGTTTGCCAAAGAAATCTGAAATGAGTTGGTTGGGCCAGATCATATTCATGCTATTAATGCCTTTTATTTCCAAATTCTTCAAGATCGGAAAGACAACCTGCAATTCTCAAGTACACATTGAGTCAATAAATgaaacttaattaaattatattgtaaAGACCACGATTAACAAAGAGGAAACTATTATAAGGCAGAATTAAGGAAGAAGGGTAATAATTCCTTTTCATTTAAGAGGTATTGTTTGGCAAAACATAGTATcatttcttcaagctttttctcAATGGTCATGTACGTACTAAAAGAATTGGTGATGAAATTTAGATTAGGATAATGCTTATAAGgatgaaaattcaatttaatttcaTAACCggatttctctctctatttgcaTAACAAATAGAACTCAAATTCGAAAACAGTATATTAAGaaattgttaaattaatatgcacaatttttggaaaaatgtttCATTCCAAGCTgtagtagaaaatcaaaagacaaTTCTAGTATTAGTATTATACtaaatttaaactattttttagaaaatttggcAAGTGTAAAAAGTATATAAAGATGTATCAAAGTCACAATGTAATAGAtagataatcaatttaaaatacAGAATACATAAACTAATTATATAAGTATGTTCTACTAAAAAAGCATTTTATATAAGTACGTTCCATTTGTGTTTTATCTCGATTAGGGAATTTGGTTATTCTTCTGTAAAACTCTTGTTCATTGACTTTTTCTTATAATAATACTTTTGATCATTTGGtgcaattttcaaaaagaaaatgtgtcTTGATATTGACAATACATAGTCtaaactttgttatttattttttagggtgCGGAAGACTTATCAACATTTAAagagtaaaatttaaaattaaatcttaaaCATACCTTCCCGTTGAAAAGTACACGAGAATCGACAACAGAAAGGAAGCCCTTTAACTTGAATAACTTCCTTAATTCTAAAGAATGGAGATTTGCAAACATAATGCTGTCGTCACTATTGacctcaatttcttcttctctttctatCGCAACTATTGCACTCATTATCTCGCAATCTTCTATCTTCATTTTTTGGAGGTGTGAAAAGCATTCAACCATAGATGAGGAGAAGACAAATTCCAACTTACGACAGTTCCTCACATTTACCACTCTCAAGTTACAAAAAGTCTTCGTTGGAAGTCGTGTGTAGTATATCCGTTCCAAATTAGTCACATTCCACAGGGTAATTGACTCCAAACTAGGAAAGACAGAATCAAGAAGCCCCATAGACTTGATAATATACTGAATCTCATCATTGTCTTCAACTTTGAGATGCTTCAAACTTCGAAAACCTTCCGATTCTAATTCGTAAAGAATATTTTTGACGCCCTTCATTTTTTCCAAAATGAGAGTTTCACATTCCCCAAATAATCCTTTATAGACAGTCCGATTGAAAgcttattttgagttttaaaattcGTGAAGTTTCCCAAGTTTCATTCAAGTCCCAAGCACTGCCTATGGCTATTCTATAGCTTTTCAACCTTTCAAAAAACTTGGTGTCCTGTAGAATCTTTGCATTCTCAATACATATATGTAACTTGGTCAACTCAGCCAAACCGTCCAACTCTGAGACCATTGCATTAATACTTTCTGTGCTTTGTGCTTCAACTTCCCATTCAACATAATCTGGCAAATATAATTCTTCTGACATCTTCAGATTAGATAACACATTGGGTGGAATAAATTTAAGTTCGGAACATTTTCTCAAATCTAGTAACTGAAGGTGAGTCAGCTGCCCTATCTCTTTTGGTAACCGTTTAATATCGGACAATGAAAGGCTAAGAGCTTTCAAATTCTTCAGTTCTCCAATTATGATTGCATTCTGTACCACATAACCGTCTAAACACAATGTTTGGAGGTTTTCAAGGGACGAAAGTGATGAAGGAAGTACTTCAGACCAGCTTTCAGATAACTTCAACACTTTGAGATCCTTTAACTCTTCAAAAAATGAATCTGGAATACTGAAATCAATTTTTTGGTCGAACAACAAAAGTAACTCAAGCTTTGAATATTCAAACTGATTAGGAAGCTCTGAATTATCATTAATGTAAGGCAACGAAATTGCAACTGCATCTTCCCTTTTAGACAGATTTTGCAATTCAATAGCAGTTCTTATAGTAAACATATGCTTCTCTTCAGATGCAATATTAATGACAACGTCACGAATTACGTCATGCATTTTGACTGTACCATTATCATCCCCATCCAACAACAAGCTGGAATCTTTGAGTCTTTCAACCAATGAGTGCACCCTACATCTCGCACCCTCTATTGTATCCACGTTATCAAACAAGCCCCAACCCACACCATATCTCAACAAGTCTTCTACTTTTATGTCGTCATCCTCTCCATGTAGACTACAAAGCAACAATAATGACTTTGCTTCATTACTTTGTaaaaactcataactcatctTTATACTTTTGTACACCTTCTCATTCATTCCCTCGATCTCTCTTGGGCTAGACATCTTCAACTGATTGAGGAAATCTTTCCAAATACGTGggtttttctgattttttaatGCATTTGCAACTGTTGTAATGGCAATTGGTAATCCAGCTCATTCTTCGACAATTTGAAGCATAGTTGGTTTAATTTCAGAGGTTTTAGCTAAATCACCACCTATCTTCTCAAACAAGTTTCTCGCTTCATCGTTTAAGAAAACTTTGACTTCGAACTGCTTTTGGGTATCCATATCTTTGCATACTACATTATAAAATCTGGACGTCAACAATAACTTGCACCCCTTATTATCATCTCCAAAGGAAAAAATCCCAAGAGCTTCCAAGTCCAGGTACTTCCAAATGTCATCCAAAATTACAAGGACCCTATTCTCTTGTTTCAATCGCTTACGTAGTTGATCTCTTCTTACTAGTTCACTCTCCACCTCAAGTTTTAGATCTAATTGCTCCGCAATTTCCCTTTGAATCCTTTTCAAGTCTGGATCATTGGATACAACTAAAAAAAGGTACTCGTCAAACAACTTGTCTTTCTCAGCTTGTTTTAGAACTTCTTTGACTAGCATGGTTTTCCCAACACCTCCCATACCGTGAATTCCAATCCTAGTGATATTAGGATCTTTTAGTGCCTCTAGAACTCCAGTTATTGTTGGCTTTCTTGATTCAAAAGGCCTCATACCCTCTATTTGATGTCACAGTCTCTACCACTTGTGTAGACTCACGATAGCCAACGCTATTGCCATCAATCTTTGATATCTCATCCTTCAAATTCTTAGCTTCCAATGCTGCCTTGTCTGCCCTCTTGCTCACTTGATAACGGGATATCAAATTAGGACACCACACTACaacaaacttgagttttttcaacatatttttatctactatcactaaaaaatgttaataaaaaccttagtTATACACAACTGTTGTGTAAAGTAAAGAAATTCACATATTTATCTCCACAATTGGTATAACTGTTGAAACAtgtgttaaatatatatatatttatatatatatctacaatTGGCATAATTGTTGAAATaggtgttaaaaaaataaataaatagggaAAAGTTATATCAACAGTCGgacaaatgtgaaaaaaaaaattaaatattttattaacagatataaaatgttgaaaataaaaacaccgaacttgtatatattaaatattttttttatgatcagtctgttatatataaatcattgtctctctctctatcgctgtctcactctctctctctctctatcgaTCTCTCTCTATTGCTCTCTCTCATAGCTCTTTGCGGTCATGGCTATTAATCAATTTCAAaacctttctatttttctattattttctaGGCAACCAAACAAAGTTCTTGactaggtattttttttttttttttttacgattttcGTTTTGATTTCCTCATCAAGATCATCGCCGTCGAATTGATTTCACCAAGCTGGTACTACTACATTCAGATATTCACACTTTTCCCTATCCAAACCCTTCAATTAggtattttttctatttctctcgATTTCGtagttttaaaaacttatttctGATCAGTTTGTTTTTGCTTGGACTTGAATTTTGTCCATACTCTGTTATTCGCTTTGAGTATTTTGAACTTTTGTGGTCtttgttcttgaatttgaaaattgaaatgctatgtcaaaattgaatttgtggtTTTGTGTATTGCGTGCTTTCAATGTGATTGCAGGTGCATTTGCATTGGTATTTCAGCTCAATGAAGGGTCAAGGAGAGTTCAAATTTCACTATCTGTGGGATTGAAAGCAAGAACGTCAGTTGGTGAGTAAGTGAGTGAGTTGCAGGTTCTTGATAAATTTCATTACTATTGTTCACATTTGTTGGCTGTTCTACCAAGAGGGTTTCTGAGAATTATGTGATTAAGTGTagttgtaagttgtaattgATTAGATGTGCTcagttgtaaattttataatgtACATTGTGATAGAGATGGTTgctaatttccaattttttggtTTACAGCCTCAGTACTGACTTTGAAGTCTGAACtgatcttccttccctttttgtCATCCCATCAGGTACAAAAACTCTTCAAAGCTTTTTCCTATTCTATATGAAAACAAAGTGTTTTTCATTATACTGAGGCTCTTGATTTCTGATGAATATATTTATGCTATAAGAAAATATTAGTTGGTGGAAGTTTTTAGTTTAGAAAACATTTTTGAGGGAGCTTAAATTTTTGGTACTGGTTGAATTATTTGGGGGCTTGTTCTTTGTGGCAACCCAATAAGAATTAGCTTTAAAAATAAACTCCTATCCTTTGTACAAAGCATAGCAACCTCTACACCAAAATATCACAtaccaatactttcatcaaccCCTTCTCTGGTGTTGGACTCGTACTGTGAAAGCAATGCTCATGAGGGTATTTACTCCAAAAACTGAATAATTGATAGCCTAATCAAGTCTGGGCAGTTAAAACTCGACCCTCAAgatgtttgatgaaatgccaTTTTGTGATGTTGTTACCTATAATTGGCTGATTTCTGGTCATGCCAGATGTGGGTTTCCAAAACTGGCTCTTTACCTCTATGCTGAAATGGTTCAAGAAGGAATAAGAGAAAGCCCATCCACATTTTCctctgttttgggtttttgtagtGATGCAGGGTTTTATGGAGAAGGAATTCAAGTTCACTGCAGGGTTATTACACTTGGATTTAGCTTGAATTTGTTTGTTGGAAGTTCACTTGTTGACCTTTATATGCATATGAGGCATGATGATGTAGCTTTCATGTTGTTCAATGAGTTGCCAAAGCAAAATATGGCCGTATGGAATTTGGTATTACGTGGGTATTGTGAACCCGGTTGTACGGGTCGATCAGATAAGTTATTAGAGTTGTTCTCTAAAATGGGATTGGATGGTGTGGAGCCAAATGGTCTTaccttttgttatttatttcgTGGATGCAGTAACCAGAACTTTTAGATGAAGGAAAGTAGCTGCATTGCCTCGCTGTTAAGTTTGGATGGGTAGAATCAAATATATTCGTAGCTAATGCTTTGGTAGATTTTTATTCTGCTTGTGGAAGTTTAGTTGAtgcaaaaaaatcatttgatagTATTCCAGTGGAGGATGTGATTTCATGGAATTCAATTGTTTCAGTGTAATGTGGAGTTCATTGTTACAAAGTTGTAGGGTCCATGGTAATGAGATAGTGGGAAGGAGAGTAGCAAAAATCTTGATGGAGCTTAAACCAGAGGATCCTGCAGTTTGTTTGCAAGCTTCAAATTTCTATTCTAAAATTGGAGAATTTAAAACGTCAATGCAAATTAGAGAGAGTGCTTATGCAAGGAAGGTGACAAGAAAGATTGGCCACAGTTTAATTGAGATAACAAGTTGCTGATAATATTAGCACCCTCTAATGATGGAACCAAGAGATCAAATTTGGCACCTACTATAGAGCCTCAAAGCAGAGGACTGCGGCGGTTGATGGTATCTTGGGGGCTATATTCCCATCAATCTAGAACTGTTTATCAAGTCTGGATCTTGTATAGGGAATTATTACAGAAGAGTTTCTTTTGCTTAAAGGTTTAAGCGTGATGTCCAAACGGACAATTTGTACTTTGGATTGCCCTGTTTGGTCTAACTAACTTCTTGACCTTTTcatccttctttcttctttcttttcttggtgTGTAGTGCGTGCATGTGAAAAAAAGTGGGGCTGGGGGTTCATTAAAATATGGCTATACTACACATTGTACGTCTACATCAATTTCTTAATTGCAATAGTTTGAGGTTTCTAGAAAATGTAATTGTCTTTccagaataattttattaatttctcatAAGATTAGTTTTGTATGATAATCTTCCTTTTTCTGCattttaataaaacttttccttatataaaaaaacaaaaaattgttgtcCTTCATAGTTGTGTTTGTTTAAAATCTCTAGCTAATCCTTTCCCATATGAAGTTAAGCTTAGTAAACTTATGTTCTGTATGCAAACATAGGGAGGAATGTACACAATACACATATTATGTATGTGTTGCATGTTTGTCTATCTCAGTgcatttgttattttcttttttgtatgtttTAAGCACAAATACTAATAAGGCAGTTTTCACCAgattttttaatatgatttttaacaTCCCTTTTGTTTTAAGCACAACCTTAATCTGTTGCAAGTATAGGATCATCGCCATTtagattttttaatataaatttttaatatgatCATCTCCATGTGGGGTGCAAAATTTGTTAGGTGAAGGGCTTGTATTCCTGAAATTATTTACTCAGCTTCGGTTTTAGTTTGTGGGTTCTGTTGGCCTCAAAGTTGCCACTTcccttgttttatttatttattgttttcaggCCTTGGCCTTATAATGACatacttttataattttcctttactttttcagGAATTCAAAAGCGTGCTTCGTACAATAATAGTTTGAATGCacaagattttataaaataattctgTTATTGATTTTTTGACTTAATATTATAGATTTAATTGAGTTGATTAAGATTACTAGTTATTTCTCTTGCTTCCATGCAGTATTTGAAAGAACAAAGACTTCCTCCTCAGACATTTATACCTCTTCAGTCAATTCGTGTTTAGCCAATCATTGAGAGATTGTGGGCCTTAGGTGGTACTGCAAAGCTGGTCTTTGATGTAATTCAATATCCTTTGCTAAGGCTTGTCTCTTTACTAGTTTACCTACACATTCTGATAGTGAAATTTCAATGTGTGCTGCACTGCCTATTGGCATACATCTTTCTGGTGATTTATATATAACAGACTGATCCTAATTTGGTGGTTAAGATACTTCTCATTGCAATTTATCTAATGATTCTTTGCTTCTCTAACTCATGATAATCACTCCAGGTTTTTTTATCTTATGTATGTTGCCTCTATCTTGTCCATttatttcatcttgaaatataTGTTAGTAAATCAatattaaaaattcattgtaaaCTTTACTGCAATACGTTTGATCCTGTCTTGGAGAAGGCAATTCTTCTTGCTATTGGAAAtactcttgtttgtgatgaacTTTCTGAGGCTAAGGTACTAAGCTGAATTGGTGAGAGGTTTAAAGGTAATTATCACTAATCTTTTCCCTTCTATACCTGTTCCAAATcataaaattgattttgttttaaaatattgatgtTCCTTCATGTAAATGCAAAATGCTTTTGAGTTTACTGTCTAAGTTGCTTTTCTCAATAATGTGATTTATATGGTTCATttagttcatatatatatatatatatatatatatagatatatatgtgtatgtatgtatgtatgtatgtatgtatgtatatatactttgtttcttctttgggAATGGTATGGGGAAACTTTGACcttaaataacttttttgtaatatattataattgcTTTGTGTTAAGCTGTATGGGTTTCGAAAGGTTCTGGATTTGAATCCCTTACCATTGCCTTCAGACCAGCCTCAAGGGATTTCTCCCTATAACACAAGGGATTAGTTAGGTGCCTTAAGTGCTAGACACCATGTTAGCCAAAAAAGgggaaattttttcaaattattaacttaCCTGCTACCTAGGCCAATGAATGTTGCTTCAGCGATTATATTAAGTGTCATTTCCTAGACATTGTTGCCATGGTGATCTAGGCCTTActgatttttctgggttttttgttcatgttctttCATAATCTTTTAGGTCACTCCATTTATTGGTTTTCTGGATCCTTTATGAGAATGTCATGTCACTACATCGAATGAAGGCTACCATCATTGGTCGACTAGAGACAAATCGAGCAAATGAATGGATTGTAACAGAGAAACTAGGAGATGCTCTCAAGGCTAAAGCAGGCTTGAAAGCACCAAGAAAACCTGGGTTCAGGTTTGGAGAAAGGTATGCATTCTTCCATAGACTTGCTGTACAATTTAGTCATGCCCTCCTTTTTAAAGTAATATCATCTATACTAAAGAATATTTGATCaatatttgttattttgttcttaaactGTGACAGACTCCATTTACTAGAGCTTGCAGTTGGAGCTTACCTATTATTTGTTGCCTGGTATGATGTTTTCTTTGGAAAAAACCACTTCTTCCTATTCCTTTTTATCCAAGCAGCTGCCTTCTTCATTGTGGGGTTTGGGTACGTTGGCACCTTTGTCCCAAACTCTTAGAGGAACTCCCAACAATGATACTGAAGTTCGTTTTGCATTTTGTTAATGTGTCTGTATAATTTCTGCTTCAGCAACATATACATGACCATTCATATGGGCATGGGTTTCGAAGGGTTGACTTTTATATTTTCAGTTCAAattactgataaaaaaaaaatattttcagctCTAATTATCCATTGTATTTGTACAgtttttttattgtgttaaaagagTAGTTGATTGGTTGTTGTAAATTTAATTAGGAATTGCACAATTGTgtttacattatattttgaattagGTTATTATATTTTGATCAATGTAAAAAGCAcatccaaatttatttatttattttaaagaaaatacttATTTCAACTTTTACAAACCATTGAAATTTATCTCAAAATACCCTTTATCGATGGTTGAGTACATGTAGAAAAAAGTAATAAGCATccttatgtttttatgtttcaaCGGCTTTTAATAATACTTCGACATTTATTAACCGTTGATAaaagtgtaacatttttttccaACAGTTGCATAGgctgtagaaaaaaaatttcaatatagtTTTTAATGGCGGTTCTTGATGGTTACTTTAACCGTcaaaaatagtattttcaaCGGTTTTTAGTACTTTTCTCAACGGTTTCAACCTTTGAAAATAACCAAATTTCTTTGTAATGACATCCATTGCAGTACGTAATCTTTGCTGGTCTATCATCTTCAAGGATTACCCCTGCCATTGCTATTATGTCATCAGATTCGGTAAGCCGTCTCTGCACATCATCTTCAATTTTCATTAGATTACTTATAGCAGAATCAACATCATGCTGCACCCTATCTCTGGCCTCACCCAACTCCTTAACTTGGGGTGTTTAGATTATCAACATTACTTTTGTAGTGAATCAGATAACCCAATTGACGTCCAACTGCTGCAAATACGCAATCGAGAATTTTCCCCCCGATTTTGTCTAGAAAATTCATTCTCACAACTGGCGGTTGTctaggaagagaaagaaatcaATAACATACCTCTCTTCGGGTTTTCAACGTGGATGGTGGACCGTGATGCATTATGAGAATTCTGAAAAAGggaaaacatatataataataaaaataataataaaacaaatgaaaaccaattaatatttttttttctattttaatgatattggttctggtttcaaaaaaaaaatttttttttttttttttgaatctataaaatttgcttttttattttagcaatcTTCTGGAATTTATGGAAGGAGAAAATGGGTAACTAGCAATAAAAAACCAACTATTCAGTTAGTTGGTCCGATTCGGAAACAATTTCACTTATTAACAACTCGAGCCTCAGAGGCTCGATTTAGGGCCTTTAAATCGAGCCTTTGAGGCTTGGTTTACGTAGTTTGATGTGGCAAAATTCCACGTGTACTCCACATGGAATTTTGCCACATATAAGGCCTttaaaatcgagtctttgagactcgatttactAAAAGTAAAaccgagtctcagagactcaATTTTTAAAGCCTCACACGTCAGGTCATGTCTTGGTCATGTCCATGTTTTTGtctgttttgttttgggtatgcAGAGAATATCTGACAACTCTCACACGTCTGTTTTGGGTATGCATTGGTCATGtccatgtttttgtttttgggtatgCATTAGTCATGGCAGAGAATATTTGACTAGCAATAAAAAACTCTCACACGTCTGTTTTGGGTATGCAGAGAATATTTGAATAGCAACAAAAAACTCTCACACAACCTCACACAACTCTCAGAGAATATTTTGACTGCATCACACAACTCTCACACCTTCAGCAACTTGTATCACAGAACCTTAACAACTCTCACAAAACCTCTCTCAACAACTCTCACAGAACGTCATACAACTCTCATAAACTCTCATACATATTCAGCAGCAAAACATTGCTCCTCTCTCATACAATCTCAGCAGTACATTTGCTTATCCTCATGTCAGGTAAGGGTCTCCTCACTCTCTAGTTGGTTGTTTAGTGTATATAGCTGCTTTAGAAAGTGTTGCTTGCATTGAATTTGTCATGCCAtttcctaataaaatatttgtttgtattaaatatttatacttGTTTCTTgataagatatttgtttgtattaaatatgtatatttgtttccttataaaaaatatgtatatatatttatacaactatatatttatatttatatttaaatagtcagtatttatatatatatatatatatatatatatatatgtattagaGAAAGATACACGAATCCACTGACTAATAATCCATCCACATAGAAATATGGAATAGACATGCACGAAGAAAAATATGGAGAgagattttcttctttttctctcttattcaATCTTGCACACAAATTCTTCTACCCAATAATGGATATGCGAAtccaatttataaaatttggcATGAATAATTGCGTATAAAACAGTAAGAGAGATAACTCTAGGTTATATATTAAGTGGACCTGGCGGCTGGTTGCTTGGCCCATTGTggacaaatttttaaaaatttaaaaacttaggcATATAGGCAAGAGTCGGTAATCATGCATGTTCAATGAATAATAGACACATAAggaaccaaaaaagaaacagGTTCAAAGAATTGTGCAACCTCCCACTTTTATGAAATTCTAACCATGAGAAAGACATTATTGAATACAGTAAAAGCTATGAAAATAATTGGGTCACTAGTCCAGTTGCACCTAATTAAGCAGCTGgcatttttccattttctggATGATATAAAGCTGATGACATATTAGCAGATCCAAAACAAATTTACTGTCATGAtggattttttatattatttttttatgatttagagtcaaaatttgagtttgtataTCACATCTGGTATATTTCACTGTATATTAATGCCTTGATTTTGAAATTAGATGATATGTCTAATTTGATTGATCATGATCATATTcacattagtgtttttttttttttttttttttttttttttttctctgatgaACCCTGCTCtatgttatttcattaatagtAGTGTAATAGGGTATGCCATTAATTTCCATAGCACTGGAATAATGATGTTACATAATTGCACTCATTCATTTGCACATCCTCATGACTTTTGTtatttggtttgatatttttatttatatttttgttagagctgagtttaaaatttgtagtgggggtgagttttgtttttagtttttttatttgtttgagtacgaaattataatgattgagtgtgt contains these protein-coding regions:
- the LOC126719448 gene encoding disease resistance protein At4g27190-like — translated: MSSPREIEGMNEKVYKSIKMSYEFLQSNEAKSLLLLCSLHGEDDDIKVEDLLRYGVGWGLFDNVDTIEGARCRVHSLVERLKDSSLLLDGDDNGTVKMHDVIRDVVINIASEEKHMFTIRTAIELQNLSKREDAVAISLPYINDNSELPNQFEYSKLELLLLFDQKIDFSIPDSFFEELKDLKVLKLSESWSEVLPSSLSSLENLQTLCLDGYVVQNAIIIGELKNLKALSLSLSDIKRLPKEIGQLTHLQLLDLRKCSELKFIPPNVLSNLKMSEELYLPDYVEWEVEAQSTESINAMVSELDGLAELTKLHICIENAKILQDTKFFERLKSYRIAIGSAWDLNETWETSRILKLKISFQSDCL
- the LOC126717613 gene encoding disease resistance protein At4g27190-like, with product MRPFESRKPTITGVLEALKDPNITRIGIHGMGGVGKTMLVKEVLKQAEKDKLFDEYLFLVVSNDPDLKRIQREIAEQLDLKLEVESELVRRDQLRKRLKQENRVLVILDDIWKYLDLEALGIFSFGDDNKGCKLLLTSRFYNVVCKDMDTQKQFEVKVFLNDEARNLFEKIGGDLAKTSEIKPTMLQIVEE
- the LOC126717614 gene encoding glucomannan 4-beta-mannosyltransferase 9-like, encoding MSLHRMKATIIGRLETNRANEWIVTEKLGDALKAKAGLKAPRKPGFRFGERLHLLELAVGAYLLFVAWYDVFFGKNHFFLFLFIQAAAFFIVGFGYVGTFVPNS